Proteins from one Cryptomeria japonica chromosome 4, Sugi_1.0, whole genome shotgun sequence genomic window:
- the LOC131079794 gene encoding uncharacterized protein LOC131079794 — protein MKHGERMDNYDPQWAESEPRPWDPPLTDDGKLQAWRTGQKLRREGGNITRVFCSPFLHCVQTAAEVVTALCVTDDHANAPSSKDVVIDPSKVKVSIEIGLCDVRIKVTRMNTVYLMLDSSGATITEIRSLFEKDSISAMNKVSPSQGFHDFFL, from the exons ATGAAGCATGGAGAAAGAATGGACAACTACGATCCGCAGTGGGCTGAATCAGAGCCAAGGCCATGGGATCCTCCTCTCACGGACGACGGGAAACTGCAGGCGTGGAGGACGGGTCAAAAGCTCAGAAGGGAAGGAGGAAATATAACCAGGGTTTTCTGCTCCCCTTTCTTGCACTGTGTTCAGACTGCGGCCGAGGTCGTTACAGCTCTCTGCGTCACAGATGATCACGCTAACGCTCCTTCCAGTAAAGATGTTGTTATCGATCCTTCTAAGGTTAAGGTATCAATAGAAATTGGTTTATGTGACGTGAGGATTAAGGTAACAAGAATGAATACAGTATATCTAATGCTTGATAGTTCAGGTGCAACGATAACTGAAATCAG GTCTCTTTTTGAAAAGGATTCTATTTCTGCCATGAACAAGGTTtcaccttcacaag GGTTCCATGatttctttttgtag